In Pirellula sp. SH-Sr6A, the DNA window CATCAAAGACATTGCTGGCGACTAAGTTCGATATGTCAGCAATATCGAACCTCATCAGGCCGTCCGAGGCTAGTTCAAAGTTCAGCTGGTCAACGATTGTTGCTGTCGGACCGGCAGACCCCAAAACTTGCCCAACGCCGTCGATCGCTTCCACCGATGCATTGATGTTTAGCGTCGTCAGCTGTGTACCAATGGTCGCTGTACTCCCTGAGGACCGCCCCACGACGAAGCCATTTTGGTAACCTGAAATCAAGGACTGCCAGCGATTCGCCGCGTCGATAAAGAAGGGTTGGTAAACCTGATTGCCCGAGTAATTCACGTTGATGATGAATTCCGCATGACAGGCGGTGCAACTTCCCAGTAGGGCAAGCCACGACAAGACGACCGAAAAACAAACTCGTAACACCGAGCAACTCCTTGTGCGAACGTTCCCGTAAATCCATGGGGCGTTGGGCGTGCGTGGAGCGTGGTTCGATTTGTCGGACTGAAAGTAGTCTAAAGGTTTGACGAACGAGAGCCAAGCAATTTTTCGGAAAAAGGAACGTTGGACCGGGAGACTGAAAATCGCAGGTCGCGAGACGGGTGCAGAACTGAAGAGTCACGTTGCAGATCGAAGGGACTTGGTACACACTGTAGGCGGGTCGGTCCGAATCATCGGCCAGCTAAGTTACTCAGCCTCGCTTTGTTCGGAGACTTTTCTTGAGCCGTTCCATCGCTTCCTTGTTGCTTTTGGTTGTATCAACTCTCGCACCGATTTGCGCTTCAGCTGCAGATTGGACCATCCCCGTCGCAGGGAACGCGTTTCGACTTGAGCCAACAGATGAAGGACGCCGCGGCGGCTTTCAACGCGATGGAAGTCTTCGATTGTCCAAGCCGAGTGACCAGTACGTTGTTTACTTTCGCGTTGACCGCCCAGCCACATTTCAGCTTTCGGCGCGCGTTCGATCCCATGGAGACGGCGGGAGTGTGCGATGGAAGGTCCGGGATCGTTCTTTCTCGGTGAAAGCGCAGGGCAACGAGTTCGAATTGGTACAAGTTGGAGAAATCGTTGCAGAGAAGGCAGGTTACGTACGTATCGAAATCTCCGGTGAGGAAGGGAACGGCCCTGATGGTGTTGAACTACAGGACTTACAAGTCTCCTCCCAAACCGAAGGGCTCGTCGTCGACTTTGTTCGGAGCAACGACGGAAACATGTTTTATTGGGGGCGCCGAGGGCCATCGGTGCACCTGACTTACGAAACTCCTAAGAATCTTTCCCTCCAGTACGCCTATAGCGAAATCACGGTTCCGGCTGGTATGGACCAGGAAGGTTCATACTTTATGGCCAATGGTTTTTCCGAAGGATACTTTGGATTCCAGGTTAACGGTCCTCAAGAGCGTCGGGTTCTTTTCTCCGTTTGGAGTCCTTTTCAAACCGATAATCCAAAAGAGATTCCAGAGGAGCAAAGAATTCAAAAGCTCGCATCGGGTCCCGACGTTCGGATCGGCGAGTTTGGAAACGAAGGATCTGGTGGCCAGAGCTACTTGATCTACCCTTGGCATGCCGGAACGACCTATCGATTCCTCACCGAAGTGAAACCGGATCCGAATTCGACCGAACACACAATCTATACCTCTTGGTTTGGAAACAAGGAACAGGATGAATGGCGACTGATCGCCAGTTTTCGCCGTCCGAAGACCAGTACCCACCTGCGCGGTTTTCATTCCTTCCTTGAAAACTTCAATCCACAATTTGGCCATCTGACGCGAGGGGCAAACTATGGCAACGTTTGGGTAGTCGATACGCAAGGAGAGTGGCACGAGTGCACCCGTGCGAGGCTCTCCGCGGACGCTACCGCGAAAGGTCGCCATCGGCTGGATTTTGACGGGGGAGCCAAAGGAAACCACTTCTTTATGCAAAACTGTGGCTTCTTTGACCAAACAGGCCGTGTCGGAGAATTCTTTAGCCGCGAATCCACGGCGCCTGACAAGCCAAAGATCGACTTCGCATCCCTGCCGAAATAAACAACCCTCTGCACCGAGGCATTGTGTCCGTTTGCATGGTCGAACCTAGCTTTTGACGTCCACAAAGATTGGTTTGACGTTACAATCCCGGAACATTTTTGTAGGTCGGAAGTGCCTGCTCGCATCCGAGAGACTCCAATGGACAGAGTTGAGTGAGGAAAGATGAACCCATCGACGTTAGAAATCGTTGCGACGATCCTTTTTGTTCTGGCAGTTCTCCACACGTTTGCGGTCAAGCAATTCGCCAAGTGGGCTCACAAGTATCCGGCAGGATCCATCCCTGAGAATCTGCTCCACTTTCTCGCCGAAACCGAAGTCGTATTCGGGCTTTGGGGGGCAGCCCTGTTTGCTGCTGTGGCGGCGCTCAGAGGCTCAGTCGACGAGGCGGTTCAATACATCGAGGGACTCAACTACACAGAAGCGAAATTCGTTTTGGTGGTGATGGTGGTCGCCGCTACTCGTCCGATTGTGATGCTGGGTGAAGCGATTCTTAGTGGGTTGGCCAGTCTTCTCCCGCTGCCGAAGAGCGTTTCGTTCTACTTGGTCGCGCTCTCCGTCGGTCCATTGCTCGGATCCTTCATCACCGAGCCCGCGTCAATGACACTTCTCGCAATTGTTCTCAAGCGTCGTTATTTCGATAACGGCATATCGTACAAGCTTGCGTATGCCACATTGGGGCTCCTGTTTGTCAATATTTCTATCGGCGGTACGCTTACTCACTTCGCAGCCCCTCCGGTACTGATGGTCGCCCACACCTGGCACTGGGATACTTGGTTCATGTTATCTCATTTTGGTTGGCGAGC includes these proteins:
- a CDS encoding DUF3472 domain-containing protein, whose product is MSRSIASLLLLVVSTLAPICASAADWTIPVAGNAFRLEPTDEGRRGGFQRDGSLRLSKPSDQYVVYFRVDRPATFQLSARVRSHGDGGSVRWKVRDRSFSVKAQGNEFELVQVGEIVAEKAGYVRIEISGEEGNGPDGVELQDLQVSSQTEGLVVDFVRSNDGNMFYWGRRGPSVHLTYETPKNLSLQYAYSEITVPAGMDQEGSYFMANGFSEGYFGFQVNGPQERRVLFSVWSPFQTDNPKEIPEEQRIQKLASGPDVRIGEFGNEGSGGQSYLIYPWHAGTTYRFLTEVKPDPNSTEHTIYTSWFGNKEQDEWRLIASFRRPKTSTHLRGFHSFLENFNPQFGHLTRGANYGNVWVVDTQGEWHECTRARLSADATAKGRHRLDFDGGAKGNHFFMQNCGFFDQTGRVGEFFSRESTAPDKPKIDFASLPK
- a CDS encoding putative Na+/H+ antiporter; this encodes MNPSTLEIVATILFVLAVLHTFAVKQFAKWAHKYPAGSIPENLLHFLAETEVVFGLWGAALFAAVAALRGSVDEAVQYIEGLNYTEAKFVLVVMVVAATRPIVMLGEAILSGLASLLPLPKSVSFYLVALSVGPLLGSFITEPASMTLLAIVLKRRYFDNGISYKLAYATLGLLFVNISIGGTLTHFAAPPVLMVAHTWHWDTWFMLSHFGWRAVLSAIASSIVVVVIFRKELTGLEVLEDRRETVPYWLTALHLFFLAAVVYFAHHPDVFFGVFMLFLGLTTATREYQDNLKLREGLLVGFFLAGLVTLGSLQQYWLKPLIESLDGSMLYFGATALTAVTDNAALTYLGSLVEGISDDLKYALVAGAVTGGGLTVIANAPNPAGVGILQTSKAFGSEGISPLGLLTGAIGPTLIAIVFFWFM